A single Micromonospora luteifusca DNA region contains:
- a CDS encoding DivIVA domain-containing protein codes for MASQGQRFRRKALRRGYKVDEVDAFLDRVEATLDGRQVGAPVASQEVHDVVFRVRFNGYDEWQVDLHLDRVERQLAELEERTSAGRGGDPRMGDRMSPPDRMGPPMRDDRGMMPQPMPPRPMPAQAGPPADRYGRYDEPTGAFAGGYDAPRGGYDAPRGPAGPGPMGPGGPMGPGPMGGHGAPPRGLPAGPTGYGPDDQRAPGGYGPDDHRAPGGYGPDDQRAPGGYGPDDQRAPGGYPPEEPRFDGFEAGRHGRTDMTAEIRMPERDLRDMRRGPAGPPPMPQQGIGGPPMAGPPAVAGPPMGGPPMGGPPMAGPPGSDLYRVDQIRRSFQVRRFGSGYDPDQVDRFFDTLLGGMQRRNPMPVDPKDLDTLRFGLVPGGYFEAEVDAALKDVQDILFGR; via the coding sequence GTGGCGAGTCAGGGTCAGCGTTTCCGGCGCAAGGCGCTCCGCCGGGGATACAAGGTCGACGAGGTGGATGCCTTCCTCGACCGGGTCGAGGCGACGCTCGACGGCCGACAGGTCGGCGCTCCGGTGGCCTCGCAGGAGGTCCACGACGTCGTCTTCCGGGTCCGCTTCAACGGCTACGACGAGTGGCAGGTCGACCTTCACCTGGACCGGGTCGAGCGGCAGTTGGCCGAGCTTGAGGAGCGCACCAGCGCCGGGCGCGGTGGCGACCCCCGGATGGGTGACCGGATGAGCCCACCGGACCGCATGGGGCCGCCGATGCGCGATGACCGGGGCATGATGCCGCAGCCGATGCCGCCCCGGCCGATGCCCGCGCAGGCCGGTCCGCCCGCCGACCGCTACGGCCGCTACGACGAGCCGACCGGTGCCTTCGCCGGCGGGTACGACGCCCCCCGCGGCGGTTACGACGCGCCGCGAGGCCCGGCCGGCCCCGGCCCGATGGGCCCCGGCGGTCCGATGGGCCCGGGCCCGATGGGTGGCCACGGCGCTCCGCCGCGCGGCCTGCCCGCCGGTCCCACCGGTTACGGCCCGGACGACCAGCGTGCTCCCGGTGGGTATGGCCCGGACGACCACCGCGCTCCCGGTGGGTACGGCCCGGACGACCAGCGTGCTCCCGGTGGGTACGGCCCGGACGACCAGCGTGCTCCCGGCGGCTACCCGCCGGAGGAGCCGCGCTTCGACGGCTTCGAGGCCGGGCGGCACGGTCGCACCGACATGACCGCCGAGATCCGGATGCCGGAGCGCGACCTACGTGACATGCGCCGGGGCCCCGCCGGTCCGCCTCCGATGCCGCAGCAGGGCATCGGTGGCCCGCCGATGGCCGGTCCGCCCGCCGTTGCCGGCCCGCCCATGGGTGGCCCGCCGATGGGTGGCCCCCCGATGGCTGGTCCGCCCGGCAGCGACCTCTACCGGGTCGACCAGATCCGCCGCAGCTTCCAGGTCCGCCGGTTCGGCAGCGGGTACGACCCCGACCAGGTGGACCGGTTCTTCGACACCCTGCTCGGTGGCATGCAGCGCCGCAACCCGATGCCGGTCGACCCGAAGGACCTGGACACGCTCCGGTTCGGCCTGGTGCCCGGTGGTTACTTCGAGGCCGAGGTCGACGCCGCGCTCAAGGACGTGCAGGACATCCTCTTCGGGCGCTGA
- a CDS encoding YifB family Mg chelatase-like AAA ATPase yields MSYAKVLCVGLVGVTGHLVEVEADLAAGLPAVVISGLPDTALHEARDRVRAAVVNSGQRWPNRRITLNLLPATLPKFGSAFDLAIAAALLGGSGELPLLPLEGVVVLGELGLDGTVRPVRGVLPMVAAAAQAGVDQVIVPVGNAAEAAVIPGVRVRAVDTLHRLVAFVRDGTPLIEPPTATPAPAVDGPDLAEVAGQQMGRRALEVAAAGGHHVALLGPPGAGKTMLAERLPSILPELDDDSALEVTALHSVAGLLPPGGRLLRRPPFQAPHHTATVPSLVGGGSGLARPGAVSLAHRGVLFLDEAPEFSKGALEALRQPLEHGHIQLSRSGGGTVYPARTQLVLAANPCPCAKPAGDAHCECTPLARRRYLGRLSGPLLDRIDVQVRLMPVRAAELMAPDGEAEPSATVAARVAAARQAAASRWAGLGRRLNAEVEGPHLRRPPWRLPARVTTELRGRLDSGSLSARGFDRVIRMAWTIADLDGRDRPDLDDVREALQLRTGEAT; encoded by the coding sequence ATGAGCTACGCGAAGGTGCTCTGCGTCGGGCTGGTCGGGGTCACCGGCCATCTGGTCGAGGTGGAGGCCGACCTGGCCGCCGGCCTACCGGCGGTGGTGATCTCCGGTCTGCCGGACACCGCCCTGCACGAGGCCCGCGACCGCGTCCGGGCGGCGGTGGTCAACTCAGGTCAGCGCTGGCCCAACCGGCGAATCACTCTCAACCTGCTGCCCGCCACTCTGCCGAAGTTCGGCTCGGCCTTCGACCTGGCCATCGCCGCAGCTCTGCTGGGCGGCTCGGGTGAGCTGCCGCTGCTCCCACTGGAGGGGGTGGTGGTCCTCGGCGAGTTGGGGCTCGACGGAACGGTCCGGCCGGTGCGCGGGGTGCTCCCGATGGTCGCCGCGGCCGCCCAGGCCGGCGTCGACCAGGTGATCGTCCCGGTGGGCAACGCCGCCGAGGCCGCGGTCATCCCCGGAGTACGGGTGCGAGCGGTGGACACCCTGCACCGGCTGGTCGCCTTCGTCCGCGACGGCACCCCGCTGATCGAGCCGCCGACGGCCACCCCGGCACCGGCCGTGGACGGGCCGGATCTCGCCGAGGTCGCCGGGCAGCAGATGGGCCGGCGCGCCTTGGAGGTGGCCGCCGCCGGCGGGCACCACGTGGCGCTCCTCGGTCCGCCGGGGGCCGGCAAGACGATGCTCGCCGAACGACTGCCGTCGATCCTGCCCGAGCTGGATGACGACTCGGCACTGGAGGTCACCGCGCTGCACTCGGTCGCCGGGCTGCTGCCGCCGGGCGGCCGGTTGCTGCGTCGCCCACCGTTCCAGGCACCGCACCACACCGCGACCGTGCCGTCGTTGGTCGGGGGCGGCTCGGGGCTGGCCCGACCCGGCGCGGTGTCGTTGGCGCACCGCGGCGTGCTCTTCCTGGACGAGGCCCCCGAGTTCAGCAAGGGCGCGTTGGAGGCGCTGCGCCAGCCGCTGGAGCACGGCCACATCCAGCTGAGTCGCAGCGGCGGGGGCACCGTGTACCCGGCCCGGACCCAGTTGGTGCTGGCCGCCAACCCGTGCCCGTGCGCGAAGCCGGCCGGGGACGCGCACTGCGAGTGCACCCCGCTGGCCCGCCGTCGCTACCTGGGCCGGCTCTCTGGGCCGCTGCTCGACCGGATCGACGTACAGGTGCGGTTGATGCCGGTGCGGGCGGCGGAACTGATGGCACCCGACGGCGAAGCCGAGCCCTCGGCGACCGTCGCCGCCCGGGTGGCGGCGGCCCGGCAGGCGGCAGCCAGCCGCTGGGCCGGACTCGGCCGGCGGCTCAACGCCGAGGTGGAAGGCCCACACCTGCGCCGACCGCCGTGGCGGCTGCCGGCCCGGGTCACCACCGAGCTACGTGGCCGGCTCGACTCCGGCTCGCTGTCGGCACGTGGCTTCGACCGGGTGATCCGGATGGCGTGGACCATCGCCGATCTGGACGGCCGGGACCGGCCAGACCTGGACGACGTCCGGGAAGCGCTTCAACTACGGACGGGGGAGGCGACGTGA
- a CDS encoding DUF2631 domain-containing protein: MAGSEPVTSPDQHKPGQRKLGRIGAVLSALALLAMICGNHEGKVEDIWLIGLAALLLIIVIGDAVLRRNGLRS; this comes from the coding sequence GTGGCAGGAAGCGAGCCGGTAACGTCGCCAGACCAGCACAAGCCCGGGCAACGGAAGCTCGGGCGAATCGGCGCGGTGCTGTCCGCGCTGGCGCTGCTGGCGATGATCTGCGGCAACCACGAGGGCAAGGTCGAGGACATCTGGCTGATCGGCCTGGCCGCGCTGCTGCTGATCATCGTGATCGGCGACGCCGTGCTGCGGCGCAACGGTCTGCGCTCCTGA
- the pyrH gene encoding UMP kinase codes for MTQVVSDRTLAMDDPTAPPPGRARRVVLKLSGEVFGGGAIGVDPDVVQAIARQIATVVRRGVQVSVVVGGGNFFRGAELQKRGMDRARADYMGMLGTVMNCLALQDFLEKEGIETRVQSAITMAQVAEPYIPLRAIRHLEKGRVVIFGAGAGMPYFSTDTVAAQRALEIRADVVLMSKNGVDGVYTADPRIDPTASKLDSITFSEALRRNLRVADAAAFSLCMENGLPMLVFGAQGDDTIIRAVGGDKIGTLITA; via the coding sequence ATGACGCAGGTTGTGAGTGACCGAACGCTGGCGATGGACGATCCGACGGCACCGCCGCCGGGGCGTGCCCGCCGGGTGGTGCTGAAGCTCTCCGGTGAGGTGTTCGGCGGCGGCGCGATCGGCGTCGACCCGGACGTCGTCCAGGCGATCGCCCGGCAGATCGCCACCGTGGTCCGCCGCGGAGTGCAGGTCTCCGTGGTGGTCGGGGGCGGCAACTTCTTCCGTGGCGCGGAGCTGCAGAAGCGCGGGATGGACCGGGCGCGCGCCGACTACATGGGCATGCTCGGCACCGTGATGAACTGCCTCGCGCTGCAGGACTTCCTGGAGAAGGAAGGCATCGAGACGCGGGTGCAGAGCGCCATCACGATGGCCCAGGTCGCCGAGCCGTACATTCCGCTGCGGGCGATCCGGCACCTGGAGAAGGGCCGTGTGGTCATCTTCGGAGCGGGCGCGGGGATGCCGTACTTCTCCACCGACACGGTGGCCGCCCAACGGGCTCTGGAGATCCGGGCCGACGTGGTGCTGATGAGCAAGAACGGCGTGGACGGCGTCTACACCGCCGACCCCCGGATCGACCCCACTGCCAGCAAGCTCGACTCGATCACCTTCTCCGAGGCGCTGCGCCGCAACCTGCGGGTGGCGGACGCCGCGGCGTTCAGCCTCTGCATGGAGAACGGCCTGCCGATGCTGGTCTTTGGTGCGCAGGGTGACGACACCATCATCCGCGCGGTGGGTGGCGACAAGATCGGCACCCTGATCACCGCCTGA
- the tsf gene encoding translation elongation factor Ts — translation MSQITAADVKKLRDLTGAGMMDSKKALTEAEGDFDKAIEILRVKGAKDVGKRAGRTAANGLVAHSGKALLELNCETDFVAKTESFIALGQQLVEHGERAGVNTAEELLASELDGKVVADLIQEQSAKIGEKLVLNRFARVEGTTAVYLHRKAQDLPPAVGVLVSYTGKTDEAGDADARGVAMQIAAMRPKYLTRDEVPAEVVESERRIAEQTAREENKPEAALPKIIEGRVNSFFKDYVLIEQASVADNKKSVKQALAEAGIEVTGFVRFEVGQA, via the coding sequence ATGTCCCAAATCACCGCCGCGGACGTCAAGAAGCTCCGCGACCTCACCGGCGCCGGCATGATGGACAGCAAGAAGGCGCTGACCGAGGCCGAGGGCGACTTCGACAAGGCCATCGAGATCCTGCGCGTCAAGGGCGCCAAGGACGTCGGCAAGCGGGCCGGCCGTACGGCCGCCAACGGCCTGGTCGCTCACTCCGGCAAGGCGCTGCTCGAGCTCAACTGCGAGACCGACTTCGTCGCGAAGACCGAGTCGTTCATCGCGCTGGGCCAGCAGCTGGTCGAGCACGGCGAGCGCGCCGGCGTGAACACCGCCGAGGAGCTGCTCGCCAGCGAGCTCGACGGCAAGGTCGTCGCGGACCTGATCCAGGAGCAGTCCGCCAAGATCGGCGAGAAGCTGGTCCTCAACCGGTTCGCCCGGGTGGAGGGCACCACCGCCGTCTACCTGCACCGCAAGGCCCAGGACCTGCCCCCGGCCGTTGGTGTGCTGGTGTCGTACACCGGCAAGACCGACGAGGCGGGCGACGCCGACGCCCGTGGTGTGGCCATGCAGATCGCCGCGATGCGGCCGAAGTACCTCACCCGGGACGAGGTTCCGGCTGAGGTCGTCGAGTCCGAGCGGCGCATCGCCGAGCAGACCGCCCGCGAGGAGAACAAGCCCGAGGCTGCCCTGCCGAAGATCATCGAGGGTCGGGTGAACTCCTTCTTCAAGGACTACGTCCTGATCGAGCAGGCGTCCGTGGCCGACAACAAGAAGTCCGTGAAGCAGGCGCTGGCCGAGGCTGGCATCGAGGTCACCGGCTTCGTGCGGTTCGAGGTCGGCCAGGCCTGA
- the rlmN gene encoding 23S rRNA (adenine(2503)-C(2))-methyltransferase RlmN — protein sequence MTSLPLIPALSDAPAARRASMPPKHLADLDLAGRQALVTELGEPAFRAKQVSNHYFGRLVRDPQAMTDLPAATRERLSEQLLPRLLTPVRELACDDGATRKALWRLHDGALVESVLMGYPDRVTVCISSQAGCGMACPFCATGQAGLTRNLSTAEIVDQAVYLAGVAASGAVAGSPPRLSHVVFMGMGEPLANYSRVIAAIRRLVSPAPEGLGLSQRHITVSTVGLVPAIRRLASEDLSVTLALSLHAPDDDLRDELVPVNQRWKVAEVLDAAWDYAARTGRRVSIEYAMIKDVNDQPWRADLLGRLLAGKLAHVNLIPLNPTPGSRWDASPKPVEREFVRRLRDAGVSTTVRDTRGREIDGACGQLAAAEDTDTNTDRAGEAPA from the coding sequence ATGACAAGCCTGCCGTTGATCCCCGCCCTGTCGGACGCCCCCGCCGCGCGCCGGGCCTCCATGCCGCCGAAGCACCTCGCCGACCTGGACCTGGCCGGCCGCCAAGCGCTGGTCACCGAGTTGGGTGAGCCCGCCTTCCGCGCCAAGCAGGTCTCGAACCACTATTTCGGGCGGCTGGTCCGCGACCCGCAGGCCATGACCGACCTGCCCGCCGCGACCCGGGAGCGGCTGTCCGAGCAGCTGCTGCCCCGACTGCTCACCCCGGTGCGCGAGCTGGCGTGTGACGACGGCGCGACCCGCAAGGCACTGTGGCGGCTGCACGACGGTGCGCTGGTGGAGAGCGTGCTGATGGGCTACCCGGACCGGGTGACCGTCTGCATCTCCAGCCAGGCGGGCTGCGGCATGGCCTGCCCGTTCTGCGCGACCGGCCAGGCCGGGCTGACCCGCAACCTGTCCACCGCCGAGATCGTCGACCAGGCGGTCTATCTGGCCGGCGTGGCGGCCTCCGGCGCCGTCGCCGGCTCTCCGCCGCGGCTGTCACACGTCGTGTTCATGGGCATGGGCGAGCCACTGGCCAACTACTCCCGGGTCATCGCGGCCATCCGCCGCCTGGTCAGCCCCGCTCCGGAAGGGCTCGGCCTGTCCCAGCGCCACATCACCGTTTCCACGGTCGGCCTGGTTCCGGCCATCCGCCGACTGGCCAGCGAAGACCTCTCAGTGACCCTTGCGCTGTCGTTGCACGCCCCCGATGATGATCTGCGCGACGAACTCGTGCCGGTAAACCAGCGCTGGAAGGTTGCTGAGGTGCTGGACGCAGCGTGGGACTACGCCGCCCGGACGGGCCGTCGCGTGTCGATCGAGTACGCGATGATCAAGGACGTGAACGACCAGCCGTGGCGAGCCGACCTGCTCGGCCGGCTGCTGGCCGGCAAATTGGCCCACGTGAACCTCATTCCGCTCAATCCGACGCCGGGCAGCCGCTGGGACGCGAGCCCGAAGCCGGTCGAGCGGGAGTTCGTCCGGCGGTTGCGCGACGCCGGGGTGTCCACCACCGTACGGGACACCCGAGGTCGCGAGATCGACGGCGCGTGTGGTCAGCTCGCCGCCGCCGAGGACACCGACACCAACACCGACCGCGCCGGAGAGGCACCGGCGTGA
- the frr gene encoding ribosome recycling factor: protein MIDDTLLEAEEKMERAVEHAKEEFGAIRTGRANAAMFSKVIIDYYGTPTPLTQMASIAVPEPRMAIIKPYDNSQINAMEKAIRDSDLGVNPNNEGNQLRILLPQMTEERRRDMIKVARHKGEEAKVAIRNVRRRGKEELDRIVKDGEAGEDDGRRAEKELDDLTQRYVANIDDLVKHKETELLEV, encoded by the coding sequence GTGATCGACGACACCCTCCTCGAGGCCGAGGAAAAGATGGAGCGTGCGGTTGAGCACGCCAAGGAGGAGTTCGGCGCCATCCGCACCGGTCGCGCCAACGCCGCCATGTTCTCCAAGGTCATCATCGACTACTACGGCACGCCCACGCCGCTGACCCAGATGGCGTCCATCGCGGTTCCCGAGCCGCGGATGGCCATCATCAAGCCGTACGACAACTCGCAGATCAATGCGATGGAGAAGGCGATTCGCGACTCGGACCTCGGGGTGAACCCGAACAACGAGGGCAACCAGCTGCGCATCCTGCTCCCGCAGATGACCGAGGAGCGCCGCCGCGACATGATCAAGGTGGCCCGGCACAAGGGTGAGGAAGCCAAGGTGGCGATCCGCAACGTCCGCCGCCGTGGCAAGGAAGAGCTGGACCGGATCGTCAAGGACGGCGAGGCTGGCGAGGACGACGGTCGCCGCGCCGAGAAGGAACTCGACGACCTGACCCAGCGGTACGTGGCCAACATCGACGACCTGGTCAAGCACAAGGAAACCGAGTTGCTCGAGGTGTGA
- a CDS encoding YraN family protein, whose protein sequence is MTNRNQAVGAYGERCAARHLTEAGLRPIARNWRCSAGEIDIIAWDGPVLAFCEVKTRRGDDFGTPAEAVVPSKARRLRGLAARWLSETGTTADEVRFDVLSVRLPDAGPAQVDHLKGAF, encoded by the coding sequence ATGACGAACCGGAACCAGGCGGTCGGCGCGTACGGCGAGCGGTGCGCCGCCCGGCACCTGACCGAGGCAGGGCTGCGCCCGATCGCCCGAAACTGGCGCTGCTCGGCCGGGGAGATCGACATCATCGCGTGGGACGGGCCCGTGCTCGCCTTCTGCGAGGTGAAGACCCGCCGGGGCGACGACTTCGGCACCCCGGCCGAGGCAGTCGTGCCGTCCAAGGCCCGCCGACTGCGAGGGCTCGCCGCGCGTTGGCTGAGCGAGACCGGCACGACCGCTGACGAGGTGCGTTTCGACGTGTTGTCGGTGCGGTTGCCCGACGCCGGCCCGGCCCAGGTCGACCACCTCAAGGGCGCGTTCTGA
- the rpsB gene encoding 30S ribosomal protein S2, producing MAVVTMRQLLESGVHFGHQTRRWNPKMKRFIMTERNGIYIIDLRQTLEYIEKAYEFVRGTVAEGGSILFVGTKKQAQEAIAEQATRVGQPYVNHRWLGGMLTNFQTVYKRLQRMKELEGLGDLSGTAAGYTKKETLQLSREKIKLTRTLGGLRDMQKLPAAVWIVDTKKEHIAVDEARKLGIPVIAVLDTNCDPDEVDFPIPGNDDAIRSAELLTKVVAAAVADGLIARSGRRRGNDEKPEGVASDEPLTEWERELLEPKKADESAAPAAPAEQPAAAAAEQPATPEQPAQAATEQPATATAE from the coding sequence ATGGCCGTCGTGACCATGCGCCAGCTGCTGGAGAGCGGTGTCCACTTCGGGCACCAGACCCGACGCTGGAACCCGAAGATGAAGCGCTTCATCATGACCGAGCGCAACGGCATCTACATCATCGACCTGCGCCAGACCCTCGAGTACATCGAGAAGGCGTACGAGTTCGTGCGTGGGACCGTCGCCGAGGGTGGCAGCATCCTGTTCGTCGGCACCAAGAAGCAGGCCCAGGAAGCGATCGCCGAGCAGGCGACCCGGGTCGGCCAGCCGTACGTCAACCACCGCTGGCTCGGTGGCATGCTGACCAACTTCCAGACGGTGTACAAGCGGCTCCAGCGGATGAAGGAGCTGGAGGGCCTGGGTGACCTCAGCGGCACCGCCGCCGGTTACACCAAGAAGGAGACCCTGCAGCTCTCCCGCGAGAAGATCAAGCTGACCCGCACCCTCGGTGGCCTGCGGGACATGCAGAAGCTTCCCGCCGCGGTCTGGATCGTCGACACCAAGAAGGAGCACATCGCCGTCGACGAGGCCCGCAAGCTGGGCATCCCGGTGATCGCGGTCCTGGACACCAACTGTGACCCGGACGAGGTCGACTTCCCGATCCCGGGCAACGACGACGCGATCCGTTCGGCCGAGCTGCTGACCAAGGTCGTCGCCGCCGCCGTGGCGGATGGTCTGATCGCGCGTTCCGGCCGTCGCCGGGGCAACGACGAGAAGCCCGAGGGTGTCGCGAGCGACGAGCCGCTGACCGAGTGGGAGCGCGAGCTGCTCGAGCCGAAGAAGGCCGACGAGTCGGCCGCCCCGGCCGCCCCGGCCGAGCAGCCCGCCGCTGCCGCCGCCGAGCAGCCCGCCACCCCGGAGCAGCCGGCGCAGGCCGCCACCGAGCAGCCGGCGACCGCCACCGCGGAGTGA
- a CDS encoding DNA-processing protein DprA — protein MSADEEQRLARVALTWLAEPGTRAVHRLVERLGPVATLDLLLDGGSSDGWLHTTVAARSAAGDARAVAAEALERADRLGARLVTPDDEEWPARVAGLSALHLPDVSRRVDGETAPPLCFWVRGSWPLGEALERSVAVVGARAATGYGQHVATELGYGLAERDWTVVSGGAFGIDAAAHRGALNAGGLTVAVLACGLDRPYPMGNAGLFDRIADTGLLVSEWPPGAEPLRPRFLIRNRVIAGGTLGTVVVEASARSGATQTARRAIYANRVAMVVPGPVTSAMSVGTHEFLREFPKARLVTGVAHVLEEVGRIGTDLAPLARGPQRPADTLDDDARSLLEALPRRGAMGVDRLAARAGVDVRTALRKLSLLEELSMVVRRDDGYALPPPAKPKREKRATAATETPSSA, from the coding sequence GTGAGCGCCGACGAGGAGCAAAGACTGGCCCGGGTCGCACTGACCTGGCTGGCCGAGCCGGGCACCCGCGCGGTGCATCGACTGGTCGAACGGCTCGGCCCGGTGGCGACCCTGGACCTGCTGCTCGACGGCGGCAGTTCGGACGGCTGGCTGCACACCACGGTGGCCGCCCGGTCGGCGGCCGGCGACGCCCGGGCGGTGGCGGCCGAGGCACTGGAGCGGGCGGACCGGCTCGGCGCCCGGCTGGTCACACCGGACGACGAGGAGTGGCCGGCGCGGGTGGCCGGCCTGTCCGCGCTGCATCTGCCGGACGTCAGCCGTCGGGTGGACGGTGAGACCGCCCCGCCGCTCTGCTTCTGGGTACGCGGGAGCTGGCCGCTGGGCGAGGCCCTGGAGCGCTCGGTGGCCGTGGTCGGAGCGCGGGCGGCCACCGGTTACGGCCAGCACGTCGCGACCGAGCTGGGATATGGGCTGGCCGAACGGGACTGGACGGTCGTGTCCGGTGGCGCGTTCGGCATCGACGCTGCCGCCCACCGGGGTGCCCTCAACGCGGGCGGCCTGACCGTCGCGGTGCTCGCCTGTGGGCTGGACAGGCCGTACCCGATGGGCAACGCCGGGCTCTTCGACCGGATCGCCGACACCGGGCTGCTGGTCAGCGAGTGGCCGCCCGGCGCCGAACCGTTGCGGCCCCGGTTCCTGATCCGCAACCGGGTGATCGCCGGAGGCACCCTGGGCACCGTCGTGGTGGAGGCGTCGGCGCGCAGTGGTGCGACGCAGACCGCTCGGCGGGCCATCTACGCCAACCGGGTGGCCATGGTGGTGCCCGGGCCGGTGACCTCGGCGATGTCCGTCGGCACGCACGAGTTTCTCCGCGAGTTCCCGAAGGCCCGGCTGGTCACCGGGGTGGCGCACGTGCTTGAGGAGGTGGGCCGGATCGGCACGGACCTGGCGCCGCTGGCGCGTGGTCCGCAGCGGCCCGCCGACACGCTCGACGACGACGCGCGGTCGCTGCTGGAGGCGCTGCCCCGCCGGGGCGCGATGGGCGTGGACCGGCTCGCCGCCCGCGCCGGTGTCGACGTGCGGACGGCGTTGCGAAAGCTGTCCCTGCTGGAGGAGCTGTCCATGGTCGTCCGTCGCGACGACGGCTACGCCCTCCCCCCACCCGCGAAACCAAAGCGCGAGAAGCGGGCTACAGCGGCGACGGAAACGCCCTCGTCGGCATAG
- a CDS encoding phosphatidate cytidylyltransferase, translating to MSHPDPYDTEPRGWDRPEHPVALPWPDRDLDAGQWNGRPAAGPELYADPHTRPHADPHPTDPYDERGRAVRPDDRDRFDDRDRHDHFGDRYEDDRNQPDRYDDRGRAGRYLDRSPAAADGPTRFDGPDRGRFDEPTRFDGQEQPEQGFPARLDDPGYPTEQLAPVRADIAPDVASDETPAPTGRRPKGRRRASADRPATQQLGNGRAGRNLPAAIGVGLGLGALIVVPLVFFPLAFLPVIAAAIAIGIWEMARAVRRSGAHPPLVPLLAGGVLTVGLAWFAGPDALSLGLLVTVLGTMIWRLGDGPAGFQRDITAATLITVYVPFLGGFAALLAAAPDDGPRRILATLIAVVLSDTGGYAAGISFGRHPMAPSISPKKSWEGFAGSVTAAALGSALLLWLMFEVAPWWGAVFGVAVSCAAVLGDLAESMIKRDLGIKDMSNLLPGHGGLMDRLDSILFAVPTAYLLLAIFVPMVS from the coding sequence ATGTCCCACCCCGACCCCTACGACACCGAGCCCCGAGGCTGGGACCGCCCGGAGCACCCAGTGGCGCTGCCCTGGCCCGACCGGGACCTGGACGCCGGCCAGTGGAACGGCCGTCCAGCCGCCGGCCCTGAGTTGTACGCCGACCCGCACACCCGGCCGCATGCCGACCCGCACCCGACGGACCCGTACGACGAGCGTGGCCGGGCTGTCCGTCCGGACGACCGGGACCGCTTCGACGACCGCGACCGGCACGATCATTTCGGCGACCGGTACGAGGACGACCGGAACCAGCCCGACCGGTACGACGATCGGGGTCGCGCAGGCCGCTACCTCGACCGTTCGCCCGCTGCCGCCGACGGGCCGACCCGTTTCGACGGCCCGGACCGGGGGCGCTTCGACGAGCCGACCCGGTTCGACGGCCAGGAGCAGCCCGAGCAGGGCTTTCCGGCCCGTCTCGACGACCCGGGGTATCCGACCGAGCAGCTCGCGCCCGTCCGGGCCGACATAGCGCCGGACGTGGCGTCGGACGAGACCCCCGCGCCGACCGGTCGACGGCCGAAGGGCCGACGCCGGGCCAGCGCCGACCGGCCCGCTACCCAGCAGTTGGGCAACGGACGGGCCGGCCGCAATCTCCCGGCGGCGATCGGCGTGGGGCTCGGCCTCGGCGCGCTGATCGTGGTGCCGCTGGTGTTCTTCCCGTTGGCGTTCCTGCCGGTGATCGCCGCCGCCATCGCCATCGGCATCTGGGAGATGGCCCGGGCGGTCCGGCGCAGTGGCGCCCACCCGCCCCTCGTACCGCTGCTCGCCGGTGGCGTGCTGACCGTGGGTCTGGCCTGGTTCGCCGGCCCGGACGCGCTCAGCCTGGGGCTGCTGGTCACCGTGCTGGGCACCATGATCTGGAGGCTGGGCGACGGTCCGGCCGGTTTCCAGCGGGACATCACCGCCGCCACCCTGATCACCGTCTACGTGCCGTTCCTCGGCGGCTTCGCCGCGCTGCTGGCGGCGGCCCCCGACGACGGCCCGCGGCGCATCCTGGCCACGCTGATCGCGGTGGTCCTCTCCGACACCGGCGGGTACGCGGCCGGTATCTCCTTCGGTCGACACCCGATGGCGCCGTCGATCAGCCCGAAGAAGTCCTGGGAGGGTTTCGCCGGTTCGGTGACCGCCGCGGCCCTGGGCAGCGCGCTGCTGCTGTGGTTGATGTTCGAGGTGGCCCCCTGGTGGGGTGCGGTGTTCGGGGTGGCTGTCTCCTGCGCGGCGGTCCTCGGCGACCTGGCCGAGTCGATGATCAAACGGGATCTCGGTATCAAGGACATGAGCAACCTGCTGCCCGGCCACGGCGGTCTGATGGACCGACTGGACTCGATCCTGTTCGCGGTGCCGACCGCCTACCTGCTGCTGGCGATCTTCGTGCCGATGGTGAGCTGA